A stretch of the Cytophagales bacterium genome encodes the following:
- a CDS encoding AI-2E family transporter produces the protein MFNKFTLNIFLILALIVLLGWLFSNIVIYFVVSIILATILRPLTERISQIQIFRVRFPRALAVLLSFLVFVFVVGLFVLLFVPLVSEQVQIIVNIDFDRLTETILIPVKAVEDYLIQYRIIEGEQGFLDNIRETIISLVRSLDFSEILNFIFSFTGNLFVTVLAVSFITFFLAYQKGLLRDLFLAMVPNQYFELTISALNKIDKLLTNYLLGLLSQMFAVFTIAALGLTIVGVKYAVTIAVFAAIVNLIPYIGPLLGALFGIIVGLSTLSFANFGNEYWVLILKIVSVFAAVQITDNIIFQPVIFSKSVKAHPLEIFVVIFAGAALAGPVGMIAAIPVYTILRVTVVELWKGYESYSIFKKSKK, from the coding sequence ATGTTCAATAAATTTACTCTAAATATTTTTTTAATACTCGCCCTGATCGTTCTTCTCGGATGGTTGTTTTCTAATATAGTCATATACTTTGTAGTATCTATCATTTTAGCTACCATTTTAAGGCCCCTCACTGAACGGATAAGCCAGATACAAATTTTTAGAGTAAGGTTTCCAAGGGCATTGGCTGTACTATTATCATTTTTAGTGTTTGTATTTGTGGTAGGGCTCTTTGTGCTGTTATTTGTTCCTCTTGTCTCTGAACAGGTACAAATCATCGTTAATATTGATTTTGACAGATTGACCGAAACTATTCTTATTCCGGTCAAAGCAGTTGAAGATTATTTAATTCAATACCGGATCATTGAAGGTGAACAAGGATTTCTTGACAACATCCGCGAAACTATAATTTCATTGGTACGCAGCCTGGATTTTAGCGAGATATTAAATTTCATATTCAGCTTTACCGGCAATCTCTTCGTAACTGTTTTAGCTGTATCTTTTATAACCTTTTTCCTTGCCTATCAAAAAGGACTTCTTCGCGATTTATTCCTTGCTATGGTACCAAACCAATATTTTGAACTTACTATTAGCGCCCTGAACAAAATAGATAAATTGCTTACGAATTATTTGCTCGGATTGTTGTCCCAGATGTTTGCCGTATTCACCATAGCCGCTTTGGGCCTTACTATAGTGGGGGTAAAATATGCAGTCACTATTGCGGTATTTGCCGCCATTGTGAACTTGATCCCATATATTGGGCCCTTATTAGGAGCATTATTTGGGATCATTGTAGGCCTTTCAACTTTATCCTTTGCAAATTTTGGGAACGAATACTGGGTATTGATCCTGAAAATCGTATCCGTATTTGCTGCCGTTCAGATCACTGACAATATCATTTTTCAGCCTGTTATCTTTTCAAAAAGTGTAAAGGCACATCCTTTGGAGATTTTTGTAGTGATCTTTGCCGGAGCAGCACTGGCAGGTCCTGTTGGCATGATCGCTGCAATTCCTGTTTATACTATATTGAGGGTAACGGTTGTTGAATTATGGAAAGGGTACGAGAGTTATAGTATTTTTAAGAAAAGTAAAAAGTAA
- the ychF gene encoding redox-regulated ATPase YchF yields the protein MALKCGIVGLPNVGKSTLFNALCSTKAEASNFPFCTIEPNLGIVAVPDQRLDVLNDLVKPKKTTPTTIEFVDIAGLVKGASKGEGLGNQFLGNIREVDAVIHVLRCFEDQNIAHVSGNIDPVADKEVVDTELMLKDLETVDKRINKTEKTVKSGDSEARNNLEVLLKYKLHLEAGKPARSISLDKQARQAVDDLFLLTEKPVIYAANVDEQTIINGNQYVKTLQEAVKRSSSSSSPSVPDSSESIITICASIEAQIAELSDEEERKMFLKEYGLEESGLSRLIRASYKLLDLATFFTAGEKEVRAWTINRGSKAPQAAGVIHSDFEKGFIKAEVIKFGDFQQYKSELACKEVGKMAIEGKDYVVEDGDIILFKFNV from the coding sequence ATGGCATTAAAATGTGGAATAGTCGGACTACCAAACGTGGGTAAATCAACCTTATTTAATGCTTTATGCAGTACAAAAGCAGAAGCATCAAACTTTCCTTTCTGTACCATAGAGCCTAATTTGGGCATAGTGGCAGTACCTGACCAGCGGCTTGATGTTTTAAATGATCTGGTAAAACCCAAAAAAACAACGCCCACCACAATTGAATTTGTAGATATAGCAGGCCTCGTAAAAGGCGCCAGCAAAGGAGAAGGATTGGGTAATCAATTTCTCGGCAATATTCGAGAAGTTGATGCCGTCATTCATGTACTCAGATGTTTCGAAGATCAAAATATAGCGCACGTTTCCGGCAATATTGACCCTGTGGCAGATAAAGAGGTGGTTGATACTGAACTTATGTTAAAGGACCTGGAAACAGTTGATAAAAGGATAAATAAAACAGAAAAAACCGTTAAAAGCGGAGATTCGGAAGCCAGGAACAATCTTGAAGTCTTATTAAAATACAAATTGCACCTTGAAGCTGGAAAACCTGCACGAAGCATTAGCCTGGATAAGCAAGCAAGGCAAGCTGTTGATGATCTTTTTTTACTTACTGAAAAGCCGGTAATCTATGCTGCTAATGTAGACGAACAGACCATCATTAATGGTAACCAATATGTTAAAACACTGCAGGAAGCCGTAAAAAGAAGTAGCAGTAGCAGTTCGCCCTCCGTCCCTGATAGCAGTGAAAGTATAATAACAATCTGCGCATCTATTGAAGCCCAGATCGCTGAATTAAGTGATGAAGAAGAAAGAAAGATGTTTTTAAAAGAATATGGACTGGAAGAATCGGGTTTATCAAGACTGATCAGGGCTTCTTATAAATTGCTGGACCTGGCAACATTTTTTACTGCTGGTGAAAAAGAAGTTCGTGCCTGGACTATCAATAGAGGCAGTAAAGCACCACAAGCTGCAGGCGTCATTCACAGCGATTTTGAAAAAGGATTTATTAAGGCTGAAGTTATTAAATTTGGCGATTTTCAGCAATATAAAAGCGAATTAGCATGTAAAGAAGTCGGTAAAATGGCTATTGAAGGGAAAGATTATGTAGTGGAGGATGGGGATATTATATTGTTTAAATTTAATGTATAA
- a CDS encoding DUF4160 domain-containing protein: protein MYGNDHNPPHFHALYNEYHAMIEIETGEILAGSLPSKQHKYIQVWADIHKEELLKNFLDLRAEIQTYKKIQPLI, encoded by the coding sequence ATGTACGGAAATGACCATAATCCTCCCCATTTTCATGCATTATATAATGAATACCATGCAATGATAGAAATAGAAACAGGAGAAATTTTAGCCGGTAGTCTTCCATCAAAACAACATAAATATATACAGGTATGGGCAGATATTCATAAAGAGGAATTATTAAAAAATTTTTTGGATTTGAGAGCTGAAATTCAAACATATAAAAAGATCCAACCTTTGATATGA
- a CDS encoding DUF2442 domain-containing protein, whose product MKWITKILNVSPYAIKCKWNDNKIRTVDLEDFIKNKAKNPQSSYYQLLDKKRFCEVKCDGITLYWENGIKMKDLDGKTKPASLDIDPNVVYQLTVEPAKEIGS is encoded by the coding sequence ATGAAATGGATAACTAAAATATTAAATGTATCACCTTACGCGATTAAATGTAAGTGGAATGATAATAAAATCAGAACCGTTGATTTAGAAGATTTTATTAAAAACAAAGCTAAGAATCCTCAAAGTAGTTATTATCAACTTTTAGATAAAAAAAGATTTTGTGAAGTTAAATGTGATGGAATTACTTTGTATTGGGAAAATGGAATTAAAATGAAAGATTTAGACGGAAAAACCAAGCCTGCATCCCTTGATATTGACCCAAATGTGGTTTATCAATTGACAGTTGAACCTGCAAAAGAAATAGGCAGTTGA
- a CDS encoding DUF5103 domain-containing protein, translated as MYFVFTVISSFEFRVSNFEFRVSSNETMIHCNNDTVLLCFCFLLPSCVPFSQQISATDTELPYYKEKRIRTDDHIYENNIKTVLFYPFYDTPNDVLDPPLSPIDQNIPLILEFDELDNDYYNYKAKIIHCNIDWSVSLLNEMEYLYDYNQFFIEDYQLSINTKVQYIHYKFELPKVKLPGNYVLLIYREDDEHDLIISRRFMVYQNKIRIVPEIGFSTGIAERNSMQQVNFNISYQNYEIIDPREQIKVVVRQNHRWDNAIYNLKPNYVREEQKLLEYNFFDLENNFEGGNEHRFFDIRSIRFLGRNLKKIDITDEKNLVTLLTSKSRSNEVYSEEIDINGKYIIDVYEPGNPATDADYVYVNFILHSPEEANGNVYIFGGLSDWKLNNDFQMIYYPETMKYTGQAFLKQGYYNYKYVIKLFETLPSTIPGGNTRHRLDETWFEGSYYSTENIYDILVYYRPIGTHADLLLGYVSRDYKGE; from the coding sequence ATGTACTTTGTATTCACTGTAATTTCGAGTTTCGAGTTTCGAGTTTCGAATTTCGAATTTCGAGTTTCGAGTAATGAAACAATGATACACTGTAACAATGATACCGTATTACTCTGCTTTTGCTTCCTTCTTCCCTCCTGCGTACCTTTCAGCCAGCAAATAAGCGCTACTGATACTGAACTACCCTATTATAAAGAAAAACGAATCCGTACAGATGATCATATCTATGAAAACAATATCAAAACCGTACTTTTTTATCCCTTTTACGATACCCCAAATGATGTTTTGGACCCGCCATTGAGTCCGATAGATCAAAATATACCTTTAATATTAGAATTTGATGAATTGGATAACGACTATTATAACTACAAAGCAAAGATCATACATTGTAACATAGATTGGTCTGTTTCGCTGCTCAATGAAATGGAGTATCTTTATGACTATAACCAATTTTTCATTGAAGATTACCAATTATCAATTAATACCAAGGTACAATATATTCATTATAAATTTGAGCTGCCTAAAGTAAAGCTACCCGGCAATTATGTCTTATTGATCTATAGAGAAGATGATGAGCACGATCTGATCATTTCAAGGAGATTCATGGTGTATCAAAATAAAATAAGAATAGTGCCTGAAATTGGTTTTTCAACCGGGATCGCAGAAAGAAATTCCATGCAACAGGTAAACTTTAATATAAGTTACCAGAATTATGAGATCATTGATCCCAGGGAACAAATAAAAGTAGTCGTCAGGCAGAACCATCGCTGGGATAATGCCATTTATAACCTCAAACCCAACTACGTCAGAGAAGAACAAAAACTATTGGAATATAATTTCTTTGATCTTGAAAACAACTTTGAAGGAGGAAATGAGCACAGGTTTTTTGATATCAGAAGCATCCGGTTTTTAGGTCGTAATTTGAAAAAAATAGATATTACGGATGAAAAAAATCTTGTAACGCTGCTAACTAGTAAATCCAGAAGTAATGAAGTGTATAGTGAAGAAATTGACATAAACGGTAAATACATTATTGACGTTTATGAACCTGGAAACCCGGCAACCGATGCAGATTACGTTTACGTGAATTTTATATTACATTCTCCTGAAGAAGCGAATGGCAATGTTTACATTTTTGGTGGCTTGTCAGACTGGAAATTAAACAATGACTTTCAGATGATTTATTACCCTGAAACGATGAAATACACAGGGCAGGCCTTCTTAAAACAGGGGTATTATAATTATAAATATGTGATCAAACTTTTCGAGACACTTCCTTCCACTATACCTGGTGGAAACACCCGACACCGCTTAGATGAAACCTGGTTTGAAGGAAGTTATTATAGTACAGAAAATATTTATGATATCCTGGTTTATTACAGACCAATCGGTACCCATGCCGACCTTTTATTAGGGTATGTTTCAAGGGATTATAAGGGGGAGTGA
- the trkA gene encoding Trk system potassium transporter TrkA: protein MKIIIAGAGDVGTHLAKLLSGEKHDIVVIDPDVDLLKQVESHTDLLTIEGSSTSIHILKEANVKNADLVIAVTNSQAVNTLTAILAKNLGAKKTISRIHHSEYLDRKDTEAFKNLGIDHMIYPEELAASEITGLLKETEATDVFEFSGGKLVMLVLKLEENTPIIDMTLRQIALENPHLNFRAVAIHRDSQTIIPTGIEKFLAGDLVCVLTHPKGIEKIKDYIGKRKKMKMQNIMILGGSRIGIKTAKKLEGHGNIKLIEMNKEKSFELADKLKNTLVINGDGRNAELITEEGINNMDAFISVTGNSETNILSCVLAKKYGVKKTIALIENIDYIDIAQKMGVDTLINKKMITASHIFQYTMKAEVKELKYLHGINAEVLEFVAKPGSKVTKVPIRELEVPEGAIIGGIVRGDEGFIAMGSTKIEENDMVVVFSLPDAVHKIEQYFN, encoded by the coding sequence ATGAAAATTATTATTGCAGGGGCCGGTGATGTAGGTACTCATCTTGCAAAACTGTTGAGTGGCGAGAAACACGATATTGTTGTGATTGATCCGGATGTTGATTTGCTTAAACAGGTAGAATCTCATACCGATCTTTTAACAATTGAAGGTTCTTCTACTTCTATCCATATTTTGAAAGAAGCGAATGTAAAAAATGCAGACCTGGTGATAGCTGTTACTAATTCCCAGGCTGTAAATACGTTAACGGCAATACTGGCGAAAAACCTTGGTGCAAAAAAAACCATATCAAGGATCCATCATTCAGAATACCTGGACCGAAAAGATACGGAAGCATTTAAAAATCTGGGCATTGATCACATGATCTACCCCGAAGAGTTGGCTGCATCGGAAATAACAGGGTTGCTTAAAGAGACTGAAGCAACCGATGTTTTTGAATTTTCAGGAGGAAAATTGGTAATGCTGGTGTTAAAATTAGAAGAAAATACCCCTATTATAGATATGACATTACGCCAGATAGCGCTGGAAAATCCACATTTGAATTTCAGGGCTGTGGCAATACACCGCGATTCACAAACAATTATTCCTACCGGTATTGAAAAGTTTTTAGCAGGTGACCTTGTTTGTGTGCTCACACATCCGAAAGGGATTGAAAAAATAAAAGACTATATAGGCAAAAGAAAAAAAATGAAGATGCAAAATATTATGATCCTGGGCGGAAGCAGGATCGGAATAAAGACAGCAAAGAAGCTTGAGGGACATGGAAACATAAAATTAATTGAGATGAATAAAGAAAAAAGTTTTGAATTGGCAGATAAGCTAAAAAATACCCTGGTAATCAATGGCGATGGCAGAAATGCTGAATTGATCACTGAAGAAGGTATTAATAATATGGATGCCTTTATTTCAGTTACCGGGAATTCCGAAACAAACATTCTCTCTTGTGTGTTGGCTAAAAAATATGGCGTAAAAAAAACCATAGCGCTGATAGAAAATATTGACTACATAGACATTGCTCAAAAGATGGGTGTCGATACTTTGATTAATAAAAAAATGATCACTGCAAGCCATATATTTCAATATACGATGAAGGCCGAAGTAAAAGAATTAAAATACCTGCACGGTATAAATGCAGAAGTATTGGAATTTGTTGCAAAACCCGGTTCCAAAGTTACAAAAGTTCCTATCAGGGAGTTAGAAGTTCCCGAAGGTGCGATCATAGGTGGTATCGTAAGGGGAGATGAAGGTTTTATAGCAATGGGAAGTACGAAAATAGAGGAAAATGACATGGTAGT